The following proteins are encoded in a genomic region of Pseudodesulfovibrio mercurii:
- a CDS encoding sigma-54-dependent Fis family transcriptional regulator, with translation MHANVPGLKLSALQSICQVIDQAMDLQSALDGVLKILSEQLAMQRATVTLFDPETGQLSINASYGLTVEEKRRGVYRLDEGVTGRIFQTGEPYYVPDIDKEPLFLDKTGSRRVKRGMISFIGVPIILHGDPIGVLNVDRLFEDEISFEEDIDFLKVVATLIGQFLSLNEKIMAREAALKRENTSLKYQISKNSKGPYIVGQSSAMVEVQRQMEKVSPTRATVLLLGESGVGKTLIAKIIHELSERKGNPFIKVNCASIPGNLLESELFGHEKGAFTGATGTRPGRFEEADTGTIFLDEIGELPMGLQAKLLRVLQDKELERLGSNRTRTIDVRILAATNRDLGHLVERGRFRLDLYYRLNVFPIRVPPLRERKEDITGLLNHFLRKMAEDYGRNIHLTSTALDALIRYDWPGNVREMQNLIERLVIMSEEDRISLEFVKSYLAPGQSAAVQEALPISEDAPRHTSLKEFERNEVMAALERNGWVQYKAAEALGLSARQMGYRVKKYGLESMIAEGRARIRRLKDGQA, from the coding sequence ATGCATGCGAATGTCCCCGGATTGAAACTGTCGGCCCTGCAGTCCATCTGCCAGGTCATCGACCAGGCCATGGACCTGCAATCGGCACTGGACGGCGTTCTGAAGATACTTTCGGAACAGCTGGCCATGCAGCGGGCCACGGTGACCCTCTTCGACCCCGAGACGGGCCAGCTGTCCATCAACGCCTCCTACGGCCTGACCGTGGAGGAGAAGCGGCGCGGCGTGTACCGGCTGGACGAGGGCGTCACCGGGCGCATCTTCCAGACCGGTGAACCCTACTACGTGCCGGACATCGACAAGGAACCGCTCTTCCTGGACAAGACCGGGTCGCGCCGGGTCAAGCGCGGCATGATCTCGTTCATCGGCGTGCCCATCATCCTCCACGGCGACCCCATCGGCGTGCTCAACGTGGACCGCCTGTTCGAGGACGAGATCAGCTTCGAGGAGGACATCGACTTCCTCAAGGTGGTGGCCACGCTCATCGGCCAGTTCCTCAGCCTGAACGAGAAGATCATGGCCAGGGAGGCCGCCCTGAAGCGCGAGAACACCTCCCTCAAGTACCAGATTTCCAAAAATTCCAAGGGCCCGTACATCGTGGGCCAGAGCTCGGCCATGGTCGAGGTGCAGCGCCAGATGGAGAAGGTCTCGCCCACCCGGGCCACGGTCCTGCTGCTCGGCGAATCCGGCGTGGGCAAGACGCTCATCGCCAAGATCATCCACGAGCTGTCCGAGCGCAAGGGCAACCCGTTCATCAAGGTCAACTGCGCGTCCATCCCCGGCAACCTGCTGGAATCCGAGCTGTTCGGCCACGAGAAGGGAGCCTTCACCGGGGCCACGGGCACCCGGCCCGGCCGCTTCGAGGAGGCGGACACCGGGACCATCTTCCTGGACGAGATCGGCGAACTGCCCATGGGGTTGCAGGCCAAGCTCCTGCGCGTGCTCCAGGACAAGGAACTGGAGCGGCTCGGCTCCAACCGGACCCGGACCATCGACGTGCGCATCCTGGCCGCCACCAACCGCGACCTGGGCCACCTGGTGGAGCGCGGCCGGTTCCGCCTGGACCTCTACTACCGGCTGAACGTCTTTCCCATCCGCGTGCCCCCCCTGCGCGAGCGCAAGGAGGACATCACCGGCCTGCTCAACCATTTCCTGCGCAAGATGGCCGAGGACTACGGGCGCAACATCCACCTGACCTCCACGGCCCTGGACGCGCTCATCCGCTACGACTGGCCCGGCAACGTCCGCGAGATGCAGAACCTCATCGAGCGGCTGGTGATCATGTCCGAGGAGGACCGCATCAGCCTGGAATTCGTCAAGTCCTACCTGGCGCCCGGCCAGTCGGCCGCGGTCCAGGAGGCCCTGCCCATCTCCGAGGACGCCCCGCGCCACACCTCCCTCAAGGAGTTCGAGCGCAACGAGGTCATGGCCGCCCTGGAGCGCAACGGCTGGGTCCAGTACAAGGCCGCCGAGGCCCTGGGGCTGTCCGCCCGCCAGATGGGCTACCGGGTCAAGAAGTACGGCCTGGAGTCCATGATCGCCGAGGGCCGGGCCCGAATCCGGCGGCTGAAGGACGGCCAGGCGTAA
- a CDS encoding radical SAM protein, giving the protein MSKDTTKHPCFNKKSAGSCGRVHLPVAPKCNIQCNYCNRKYDCVNESRPGVTSGVLKPFQAAEYMEKVLEKEPRITVAGIAGPGDPFANPAETLETMRLLNAKHPELIFCLSTNGMGILPYLDDIAELGVSHVTITISAVDPAIGAQIYAWVKDGNVVYHGEKGAEILLDRQLKAIKGLKERGITVKINSIVIPGINDHHLVEVAKVCASLGADIQNMIPLKPTADTPFAGIPEPGRETVLPLRKEAGPFIEQMTHCKRCRADAVGLLDNDQSSALCGTLQACSKLKPLEVTMARPFVAVASREGLLVNQHLGEAKSFQIWGESESGGYRLIEERPAPQAGCGPQRWADLAALLKDCRAVLCAAVGETPRLVLEEHDIKAHTVDGFIEDALRFVFEGGDINALKVRRSGIGSGCAGGGAGCG; this is encoded by the coding sequence ATGTCCAAGGATACCACCAAGCACCCCTGTTTCAACAAGAAGAGCGCCGGAAGCTGCGGCCGCGTGCACCTGCCCGTGGCGCCCAAGTGCAACATCCAGTGCAACTACTGCAACCGCAAGTACGACTGCGTGAACGAGTCCCGCCCCGGCGTGACCTCCGGCGTGCTCAAGCCGTTCCAGGCCGCCGAATACATGGAAAAGGTCCTGGAAAAGGAACCGCGCATCACCGTGGCGGGCATCGCCGGACCCGGCGATCCCTTCGCCAACCCGGCCGAGACCCTGGAGACCATGCGCCTGCTGAACGCGAAGCACCCCGAGCTGATCTTCTGCCTGTCCACCAACGGCATGGGCATCCTGCCGTACCTGGACGACATCGCCGAGCTCGGCGTGTCCCACGTGACCATCACCATCTCGGCCGTGGACCCGGCCATCGGGGCCCAGATCTACGCCTGGGTCAAGGACGGCAACGTGGTCTACCACGGCGAGAAGGGCGCGGAGATTCTCCTGGACCGCCAGCTCAAGGCCATCAAGGGCCTCAAGGAGCGCGGTATCACGGTCAAGATCAACTCCATCGTCATCCCCGGCATCAACGACCACCATCTCGTCGAGGTGGCCAAGGTCTGCGCCTCGCTCGGGGCCGACATCCAGAACATGATTCCGCTCAAGCCCACGGCCGACACCCCGTTCGCCGGGATTCCCGAGCCGGGCCGCGAGACCGTCCTGCCCCTGCGCAAGGAGGCCGGACCCTTCATCGAGCAGATGACCCACTGCAAGCGCTGCCGCGCCGACGCGGTCGGTCTGCTCGACAACGACCAGTCCTCGGCCCTGTGCGGCACGCTCCAGGCCTGCTCCAAGCTCAAGCCCCTGGAAGTGACCATGGCCCGCCCGTTCGTGGCCGTGGCCTCCCGCGAGGGGCTGCTCGTCAACCAGCACCTGGGCGAGGCCAAGTCCTTCCAGATCTGGGGCGAGTCCGAGTCCGGCGGCTACCGGCTCATCGAGGAGCGTCCCGCCCCGCAGGCGGGCTGCGGCCCCCAGCGCTGGGCCGACCTGGCCGCCCTGCTCAAGGATTGCCGGGCGGTGCTCTGCGCCGCCGTGGGCGAGACCCCGCGCCTGGTTCTCGAGGAACACGACATCAAGGCCCACACCGTGGACGGCTTCATCGAGGACGCCCTGCGCTTCGTCTTCGAGGGCGGCGACATCAACGCCCTGAAGGTCCGCCGCTCGGGCATCGGCTCGGGTTGCGCGGGCGGCGGGGCCGGGTGTGGCTAG
- a CDS encoding nitrogenase component 1, which yields MSKVKTVKPNFVSTTNACKLCTPLGASLAFRGVEGAIPFLHGSQGCATYMRRYIISHFREPVDIASSALGEKNAIYGGGPNLKKGILNVMKKYEPQLIGVATTCLTETIGDDVPMYFGEFYKEFGDLDLPELVRVSTPSYNGTHMDGWHGAVRSMVEQLCLEETPPTGRVNILPSLVSCEDVRHLRDICDHFGIEATILPDISETLDGPALEDYVKIPEGGTPIRDIKTMSGSSATIEFGRCLPAKTGGTSLEERFGVPNHRLGLPMGLRESDRFFEALEDISGKPMPRRYELERGRLVDAYVDGHKYIFGKRAVVYGEEDLVVGLCAFLAEIGVDVVLAGTGARNKGLEEAIAKVTDGVARIAPQVREAVDFHDIAAEAEELAPDLLVGHSKGYRYAKAWNVPLVRVGFPIHDRFGGQRTLTLGYKGTQALFDRVVNAIIEKKQADSPIGYGYI from the coding sequence ATGAGTAAGGTCAAGACCGTGAAGCCGAACTTCGTCTCCACCACCAATGCCTGCAAGCTGTGCACGCCGCTCGGGGCCTCCCTGGCCTTCCGGGGCGTGGAGGGGGCCATTCCCTTCCTGCACGGCTCCCAGGGCTGCGCCACCTACATGCGCCGGTACATCATCTCCCACTTTCGCGAGCCCGTGGACATCGCCTCCTCGGCGCTGGGCGAGAAGAACGCCATCTATGGCGGCGGCCCGAACCTGAAGAAGGGCATCCTCAACGTCATGAAGAAGTACGAGCCGCAGCTCATCGGCGTGGCGACCACCTGCCTGACCGAGACCATCGGCGACGACGTGCCCATGTACTTCGGCGAGTTTTACAAGGAATTCGGTGATCTCGACCTGCCAGAGCTGGTCCGGGTCTCGACCCCCAGCTACAACGGCACGCACATGGACGGCTGGCACGGCGCGGTCCGCTCCATGGTCGAGCAGCTCTGCCTGGAGGAGACCCCGCCCACCGGCCGGGTGAACATCCTGCCCAGCCTGGTCTCCTGCGAGGACGTCCGCCACCTGCGCGACATCTGCGACCATTTCGGCATCGAGGCGACCATCCTCCCGGACATCTCCGAGACCCTGGATGGCCCGGCGCTGGAGGACTACGTCAAGATTCCCGAGGGCGGCACGCCCATCCGGGACATCAAGACCATGAGCGGCTCCAGCGCGACCATCGAGTTCGGCCGCTGCCTGCCCGCCAAGACCGGCGGCACCAGCCTGGAGGAGCGCTTCGGCGTGCCCAACCACCGCCTCGGCCTGCCCATGGGGTTGCGCGAGTCCGACCGTTTCTTCGAGGCCCTGGAGGACATCTCCGGCAAGCCCATGCCGCGCCGCTACGAGCTGGAGCGCGGCCGTCTGGTGGACGCCTACGTGGACGGCCACAAGTACATCTTCGGCAAGCGCGCCGTGGTCTACGGCGAGGAGGACCTGGTCGTCGGCCTGTGCGCCTTCCTGGCCGAGATCGGCGTGGACGTGGTCCTGGCCGGCACCGGCGCGCGCAACAAGGGGCTGGAGGAGGCCATCGCCAAGGTCACCGACGGCGTGGCCCGCATCGCCCCGCAGGTGCGCGAGGCCGTGGACTTCCACGACATCGCGGCCGAGGCCGAGGAACTGGCCCCGGACCTGCTGGTGGGCCACTCCAAGGGCTATCGCTACGCCAAGGCGTGGAACGTGCCCCTGGTCCGCGTGGGCTTCCCCATCCACGACCGCTTCGGCGGCCAGCGCACCCTGACCCTCGGCTACAAGGGCACCCAGGCCCTGTTCGACCGGGTGGTCAACGCGATCATCGAGAAGAAGCAGGCCGATTCGCCCATCGGCTACGGATATATCTAA
- the nifE gene encoding nitrogenase iron-molybdenum cofactor biosynthesis protein NifE yields MRTTSSTILEERRDQIHRTGEGAIDIACNRESLAGAVSQRACVFCGSRVVLYPIADALHLVHGPIGCAVYTWDIRGSLSSGPELHRLSFSTDLQETDVIFGGEKKLEAALDELIDRHSPKAAFVYSTCIVGLIGDDLEAVCRKMSEKKGIPVLPVMSEGFKGNKRAGYLAACKAMFRLIGKGDTSDISPVSINILGDFNLAGEIWIIREYFERMGVQVVANITGDGRVADIARCHGAALNLVQCSGATLDLAKMMQEEFGTPFKRVSYLGIEDMADSLYQVADFFKDKDPGIVERTQALVREELQKLMPELARYRKDLEGKKVAMYVGGSFKAFSLVKAFRHLGMKVVVVGSQTGTKEDYAELAEITDPGTVIIDDANPLELSHFIKEKDVDVFVGGVKERPIAYKLGVGFCDHNHERKEALEGFRGMLNFAREIHSSVMSPVWQFAPRRANRVKAARKEAVNE; encoded by the coding sequence ATGCGTACGACCAGTTCGACCATCCTCGAGGAAAGACGGGACCAGATCCACCGCACCGGCGAAGGCGCCATCGACATCGCCTGCAACCGCGAATCCCTGGCGGGCGCCGTCAGCCAGCGCGCCTGCGTGTTCTGCGGTTCCCGCGTGGTCCTCTATCCCATCGCCGACGCCCTGCACCTGGTGCACGGGCCCATCGGCTGCGCGGTCTACACCTGGGACATCCGCGGCTCGCTGTCCAGCGGCCCGGAACTCCACCGGCTGTCCTTTTCCACGGATCTCCAGGAGACGGACGTCATCTTCGGCGGCGAGAAAAAGCTCGAAGCCGCCCTGGACGAACTCATCGACAGGCACTCCCCCAAGGCCGCCTTTGTCTACTCCACCTGCATCGTGGGGCTCATCGGCGACGACCTGGAGGCGGTCTGCCGCAAGATGAGCGAGAAGAAGGGCATCCCGGTGCTGCCGGTCATGTCCGAGGGGTTCAAGGGCAACAAGCGCGCCGGGTACCTGGCCGCGTGCAAGGCCATGTTCCGGCTCATCGGCAAGGGCGACACCTCCGACATTTCTCCGGTTTCCATCAATATTCTCGGCGACTTCAACCTGGCCGGCGAGATCTGGATCATTCGCGAGTACTTCGAGCGCATGGGCGTGCAGGTGGTGGCCAACATCACCGGCGACGGCCGCGTGGCCGACATCGCCCGCTGCCACGGCGCGGCCCTGAACCTAGTCCAGTGCTCCGGAGCCACCCTGGACCTGGCCAAGATGATGCAGGAGGAGTTCGGCACCCCGTTCAAGCGCGTCTCCTACCTCGGCATCGAGGATATGGCCGACTCCCTGTACCAAGTGGCCGACTTCTTCAAGGACAAGGACCCCGGCATCGTGGAGCGGACCCAGGCCCTGGTCCGCGAGGAGCTGCAGAAGCTCATGCCCGAGCTGGCCCGCTACCGCAAGGATCTGGAGGGCAAGAAGGTCGCCATGTACGTGGGCGGCTCCTTCAAGGCCTTCTCCCTGGTCAAGGCCTTCCGCCACCTGGGCATGAAGGTCGTGGTCGTCGGCTCCCAGACCGGCACCAAGGAGGACTACGCCGAACTGGCCGAGATCACCGATCCCGGCACGGTCATCATCGACGACGCCAACCCCCTGGAACTCTCCCACTTCATCAAGGAGAAGGACGTGGACGTGTTTGTGGGCGGGGTCAAGGAACGGCCCATCGCCTACAAGCTGGGCGTGGGCTTCTGCGACCACAACCACGAGCGCAAGGAAGCCCTGGAAGGGTTCCGCGGCATGCTCAACTTCGCCCGCGAGATCCACTCCTCGGTCATGTCCCCCGTCTGGCAGTTCGCCCCGAGGCGCGCCAACCGCGTCAAGGCAGCCCGCAAGGAGGCCGTCAATGAGTAA